The Plasmodium brasilianum strain Bolivian I chromosome Unknown PB_00_19, whole genome shotgun sequence region tttgtaatataattagttaagttttgtaaaatttaattaaatatatattatacaggacttttttatgtaaataagctatctattttatttgttctttaaAATCATCATAGGATAAAAATAACTAATAAAGTTAAATATGGCATAAATAAGTTATTAagtttaattgttttttttttttctaaatgttatttatttatctgttgtaatttaaattcgctctatttttgtaattggaacaaattttaaaatattgttgtttgttattaatatttttcaaaataaatttataggaattattttattatattgtcaataaaaaaatttatgctgttataatgttttaataaatgagCAAGATTTTATTTGTAACGAAAGAATTTGTATTAAACATGTCTCTTCTTCGAATACCATGATATAGTAATTTTATAACTACAAGATATTCCTTTTCTATTATTCAAGAACATTAAGAATTTTTCTAATGCAATAcaaatttcatattttaaaactttttagatattaaatgatttttttttttaattatatattaattcatttttccGTTTGTTTAATGTGAGTGTTGATATTCTTTGAATAGGACAACCCAGTTGTTTTTGTACACTATAAATTAGAATAGTTGTtacttcttattttattaattatttttattttattaataattttatttatttccatttaaatatatgaactcttcattttacatatttttgtttcattttttctgaaTTTTTCATCAGTTTACATTTTAATGCAGAAGTTCTATTATTTTCGTTTAGTTTCTTCATAAAAGTGTAGTGGTAcaaagtataaatatatttcacatGCTTTGGGGAATATTAAACGTATATTTGATGACATAATACagaatgtttttattatattttattaagcatatattttaatatgttatcTACAAAGTAGAAAGTTCTACGTCTATTTCTCTTCAAATTTGgaattcaaaaatttaagGTATAGCttataattttgaatttagttaaaaaaaattatattcatattaataattctttaatttatattataatacagGTTTTAtgtaacatttattttactctTTTGGTATATAtctaattatattaattctaGTCATagtataaaaggaaaataaaatatttttatttttgaatatgtaatgaaaaagtattaaaagaaatatatctGTTTGCACTATTGACAAtagaaacaaataaatacaataattcTACTAGATATTATCATCTTTTACATAATGTTATTCgtgatttaatattttacatcAAGTGCCCttctatataaaatttcatcAGATGTTTTTGAGAATATCaattatacttataaatatttaagtatatagAGTAAAAGTTTTTTTCTTAGATTACTGTAacaatatgtattatatggcgaaaaatcataataagatatatcgtgaaatatatatatataaataaaagttataattataaaaagaagttAAAAGGATtgcagtatatatatttattttcctcatgttattatacataagtattaaatatttaaaattttcttttttcttcgttTAACtaaatgtacaaataaaaaatgttctaACTAAATTGTCCCATATAAATTAAGATTATATCCAAATATAGTAATTATTGTATAAATAAGTAACGTTtaatagttttttatatttttttgttttattgttggattttatacaaaaatacatttttatgtaattagatgtgtatataaaaaaaataataaaaataaattttgtattcTACTTATAGTACATAAAGATTATAAtattgaataaatataaatggaCGCAAAGCATAACATATTATTTGAGGAAGTAGACTAAAAAGAAGGAATATAGAAAAtgtaatagaaatatatataagaaaaaaataaaaagaaaaataacatatgtgaaaaaatttatttggaaacttatattaaatttagtaaatggttataattatatataaaaacaaattattcataaaaacatatagttttaagaattattttttttactttttgcgcatatttactttttattttcttctaagTTCATGTTACTTCATAGATTTATagtatcatttttaaaatatttgctctatttttagtaatttaTAACATATGTTGTCTTTATATTTAGTGATTTATCttattaattctttaaaaccgtgtttttttcttaacaCTTGTTTGAATGAAATGTACAatatctataaaaattaagttatcatattataaataatgagaAATGCCGTTATATATTAGAGTGTTAGGTTAAGATTATTCATGAAAAATGGTTCATTTTCATTGGTAGAAAATTGTTTTATGTAAGAATTGTATGATTAAGATcgttaaaattatgtattataactatttacaacaaaattaaagagtacttatatttattatattattattacaattatgtaattttatattcatttccattttataaaaattacttgaataactataatataataaattaatagtaACCAATAATATGAGTATGCATAATTATTGAATGTTTAGAcatgtaaatttataaaacaaaattatcttataacattatatttgATAGAGGAactactttttattattattttttcttttattatattatgagatcatttcttttaattatatataaataagtaagaacaaaattgagaaaattaagtagaattattttaaaacattaaaattataaataaaaataatgagtgataatttatttacctttaaaatatataacgttttatataattgctatttatattttttaaatatattatagacTATTGTAAGGAAAACTgctataattaatatatcataatatgCTTAATATTGTatcttttcattaatttactATAACCGTtactttaatattataataattaatatttattaagaataataaccaatttttccaaaatataatgttttaaaaattatatttattaacagAATACTTTGTTAAATTTTCTTACAATTATCTCATTATATAGTACAATATATTCTCTGTATTATCTGTGTTCTATATTCTACCTATTCTATACGAgcttaatatttaaaaatattaataaatattatatttactttttattttatttcaaaaagaGTTGATAGAATTACAATTTAACTACATTTCCATTctaaaaaaatcaaaataatttatatatttgaatattcATTAGTGAaatcattttaaattatttaagtgtaaattagttttatataaataattttaatatattacttttataatatttttttattgtctTTTTCTCTGTCCCTTTTGTAAAAActattatagttatatacattttatttacatataaaaaaaaagaaaaacgaaaaaataaatgaacaatatataattctatatattaggaaaatatttttttaattttaatattttgtttaatgaatatattagaattttaaaaatatatataatggaacaaaaaattaagttaattttatttattaaattttttttatttgtattttcatcTTGGATATGCCATCTTAACAGTGATCTGGTATgcttatattattcataaatattttaattgttaatattaaatgtattctatttttattaattctgtTTTTTGGcttgatattatatatttttcaaataataattatataaaaattatttttttagagaAGGTTTGAAGGATTTTTTAATGAGAAATACATGGTTTATAGAAAATTATGTACAGGAACTTATCGATTTTTAGCAAATTGTAAGAACaatatagaaaaaagtaTTACAGTGTTAAAAGAAGATGTTACAAATTAtggaataaaagaaaaaaaatatatctacaataatgaaaaaggaacaaaCGTAAAGAACAAACATTCACATGGATTGTTATCAGCAAAAGCATCGGGTTGTAGAAAAACTATGAAAAATAAGTCCtgtatatttgaaacaaaaaaatattcacatcttgaaaaaaaaatattcaaagaacttGATTATCAGAATTTTCTTGAGAAAAACAAGATAATTAGTAATAAgttgtacataaaaataatacgtaaaaaataCGGGTTACGATTTTTTATACCTACATTATTGtttttgttgttgttattaGGGCTCATATTAGATTTATCTGTTGGTTATGGGTTATTACGTgggttttattatataatgagTCTTACATGTTCAAACAATTGGGCAGAAAATTTACGGAATTTATTGAAGAATGAATCTGTTTCTGCTTTTTTCCAGCCTATGGAACAAATAACTGGAAGTAATGgaaacaaatattatatttatacaccAGGTTTTTTTGGTACGCTAATATATTTcacatctttttttattcttggAGTTACAGTTATATCaggtattatttattaccataaaaaagttaaaaaatatgaaaaaattaaattcaagaaaaggtaaaattaataataagtatatttgttatgtatataagaCTTTAATATAAGATAATAACTGTATCATCtttacatatgtacttattgtatatatattgctttttttttataattgcaCATACCGATGTATAATCTTTCTGAtgcataaaagaaaaaaatatatgttcctAGTTTGTGGTTATcaatgttttaatatttcataatttgtattataaAGTGTTACTTATTCTAAACTAAATCATATGGTTTAGTATGTACATCATTACATTTAAATagaatttcattaaaaatacatttatatggattaaattgatatataatagtaaaattagTGGAATTTTATTAATGGGTGATATTTCACAACTGAACTAAActactataatttttgtttttatacattgttaatctaaaattattattttggggattaatagaaaaatgtgttattcatttttttgttaacaataaatatatctttatttttttttattacctatattgtttatattatagaatataaaatattatattagcAATATATGGATGTTTTTTATCTAAAATATGATTTACAACATTAGAGTAAAAAAGGTCacattgtaaaaataaggataataaaattatcttATACCGTTGTTccagataaaatatattactgaAGACatacagaataaaaaaaaaaaaaaacgtcTTATTTAcacaagtacatatatactgcttgtacacaaatatatataaaaaattaactaaaagaataaaattgataattaaggtattataaaaaacaaatgaataattatgcatctttaagaaaattatttattgagaagataatcatatatttataaaaaaaaaaaagaaatatatgatacttaaaatatgtatatcaCTACTAATTAACCTTATTCTATATTAACATTGTGTActgttataaaatataaattaaaaaaggaatttagACACggaataacaaaataaattaaataaaatattgaattcacgtaaatatgtataattaataaatgaaaattaaatatcatttaaatttataatataaaaaaagtaatatccAGCTGTATTCATTTTACCAGTgaccaaaaaatattatctatcgaaattaaaattttcaaataaagaATAGTGTTTTATaggaataatattatatatttaaatttacatcTAAAACACGTCAATTTACAGaataatacttttattaatgaaaatttattctGATTTATATGTGACTAATGTTTGTTTACATTCAGTTAATGTATTATAGCAAATAGGACAAATTatagatataataatattttttctttgaaaatttacgtaatatattgaaataaatataaaaacaaagatAGAtatggcaaaaaaaaaattccataAAGAATgttgcaaaaatataattttgataaaaaatttaaaacacaGATATATCAGTAACTTTTCTACACTTgggaataataaatataaatatgaaagtatggattttattatagaaaatataaacaattaattatataaaaaagtacaaaaaaatatgaatgatatatttattttatgggAAGTAAgaacaatattaaaaaaataattttaaataaaattataaaatattatatatatatattatgagtgtatatatatattcttaggTATGTAAAACTTCATGTATAGAAATATAGCGCCGTTCAATTTAATGAATTCAAAGCatcattattttcctttatcaTAATGAGAATGCAGAAAATtcttttacttattttatttgttatgattaaatttcttcatattttttattattttataggaaacataaaatattgtttagatttatattagaaatggtactatacataataaaaccgaatataaattatatacagcTATagatgtaataataaaactgtATATTACTAGTGGAATACAGACAAtaagtataattatataacataccATCCATGTACGTCCATATTTATTTGAtgtttcatataaaatatcgaataattttttgactTCTCTTTCATATTTTGCATCTAGTTTCctcaaatatttatatatacttgataatatatttttttctcctgacttatgttttttcatttggtATGGTTCCCATTCTGTTTCTGCAGGAAGGCCATCAAGATAATCAACAGATGTTAATGAATCACAGGAGTTTTCAAAATTTCCCTTGAATTTCaatgaattatatgaattttgaaaattatctGGAAACTTCTCTTTTAAATCAAAGTCTGTCTGTTCAGAATCTACACCTATTGTTCTATATAATAATCTACTTTTTCTCATGTCTGAcgtattatttatgtttataattttattacatgaTATTCCAAAAGACTATGTGTAAAAATtaggataaatatataatatttggaaaaatatctgtatatatatattaataaaatattaatttaaaatggcAATGTAAGACtagaaaaaatgtatgaaggttattgaatataataattattctaCCTCATAGGAATACTTAAATGTCCatactaataaaataaagaagatgAGATTATTTGTTTGTGCCATGGTGTCGAATgattatatgcataataaatccctattaaatgtataatttttagcAATATAGTTTTCCTTATAATATTCAGAATAAGTTTTATAATGATTTTTCCTTAATGttttatgttaatttaaaactttttatctttctttaattaatattaattataaaatgtattcgaaagataaaagataaaaaatgcattatataaaaatattatagaaatttttaatgtaaaaatactattaattaaaataatataatttgaataaattaaaaaaaataattagcaATAAATAGTTATTATTGTTGTACAATTACATTTAGATAAtctgtaaataatttattttaaaaaatttattcaaatttatataatttctatgcacattattaaaagacattcatatttttggctataaaaataaataaaaaatggtaaaattatattatataaagtgTACAAGCTATCCTCCGAAAAAATTTCAATTAAAATTGTTCTGttacaattaaaataatgaaaaatatttttaagttacCAAAAGCTttacatatgaaaaaaagttttaaaataatttctaatatctataataattagaaaaataaaatatattaatgtaataGTGTTTTAATGGATTTTAAATGCacgaaaaattatgtattattaagatcttatattttttaatcagCATTTATTAATAGTCTGCTAactgtataatatatattatataagtaagtttatcttatttattataacatacagtctaaaattaatttttatattattaaaacaatatatgatgcattatattattataatattgtacTTTAAGTTTGTttaatatgaattaaaaaatattaataataccatatataaaattttattaaaaatataaa contains the following coding sequences:
- a CDS encoding fam-l protein, which codes for MEQKIKLILFIKFFLFVFSSWICHLNSDLRRFEGFFNEKYMVYRKLCTGTYRFLANCKNNIEKSITVLKEDVTNYGIKEKKYIYNNEKGTNVKNKHSHGLLSAKASGCRKTMKNKSCIFETKKYSHLEKKIFKELDYQNFLEKNKIISNKLYIKIIRKKYGLRFFIPTLLFLLLLLGLILDLSVGYGLLRGFYYIMSLTCSNNWAENLRNLLKNESVSAFFQPMEQITGSNGNKYYIYTPGFFGTLIYFTSFFILGVTVISGIIYYHKKVKKYEKIKFKKR